The DNA sequence GAATCCCTCACGATATGGGCGAGATAGTCGCCGACATAGGCGGTGTTGACGGTGACGATGACGGCGCCGAGGCGGTTCGTCGCAAACCAGGCCTCGATGAATTCGGGCATCGAGGGAAGCATCAGCAGGAGGCGGTCGCCGCGGGCGAGACCGAGTTCGGCAAAGGCCGCGGCGAGGCGGCGGGAGACCTGCTCGATCTCGCCATAGCTGCGGCTTGCGCCGGTGGTCAAAGTGAGGAAGCGGCGGTCGGGCAGGCGGGAGGCGCGCTCCTCGATCAAGGCGGGAAGGGCGAGCGTCATGAGGCGGGTCCTTCGAGACGCGCCCTGCGGCCGCTCCTCAGGATGAGGGCTTTCTTATAACTGTCATCCGGGGCTTGACCCGGAATCCCCGAGCCGCATGGGGTCCCTGGCCGCATAGGGCCCCCGAGCCGCATGGGGTCCCGGCGCTGCGCAGCACCGCTGCGCGCTGCGGCGCGTCCGGGATGACGTCCTTCGCTACACGGGATGAGGGCTTTCCCGTGGAGCACGAGATCCCGGGTCTGCCCTGCAGCACTCCCTGCTGCAGGGCGTCGGGGATGACGGGGGAACGGGGGACTCCGAGGGGAGAGTGCGGGCGAGACGGCCAAGCGTGAGATCCTAGATCATGTGCAGCGCACCGGAGAATGCGGGCTGCGGGGCATCATGCTGAGGGCGTTCGATGGTGGGGTCGATCGCGGGGAAATCCGGCCACTCCGCCAGGCCCGGGGTCTGCGCGTTCAGCAGGGGTCGCAAGGCGCCCAAGGCCGAAACGCGATCGCCGTCATTGGCCTCCATCAGCTGCTGCCAGGCTGCGGGAGCAAGCTTCACCTGGATGAGGGAGGAGGGGAATCCGAAAACATCCGTGGTGCCGGTTCCAACAAGCACTTCGGGAACGGCGAAGACATAGGTCTCTTGTCCGGATTTATACTCTCCCTGGACCTTGACGACCGGCGTGGAGGGTCCGCCTGCGGGCGCCTCTCCCACGAGATCGAAACGGTCGTGATAGGGATCGAAGCCCAGGACGGTCTGATCCAGATCATCCTGGTCCAGAGGCACGTGCACCGTCTCGGACTCCTCGTCGTCCAGGTCGAGCTTCAGCCGACGCGTCTGGTAGGGGCCGGGCTTCGTCAGGGTCACCGAAACGTCCTCTTCCTCATAGCGCGCCTTCATGGAGGCATAGTCCGGCTTCGACGCTGCAGTTCGGGTCATGAGTCATCTCCTTCACATCGGCCACGGTCAAGCGTGGAGGAGATAGAGTGGTGCGCAGTCGCGTCGCCGTCGGGGTCGATTTGTGACCGGTGAGGTCCATTTCTGCAACCGTGTGCGGTCACCGCGCCGTCATGCCACCATCGACGGGGAGCATCACGCCGGTGATCATGCGGGCCTCGTCGCTGGATAGGAAGACGGCGGCGGCGGCGACGTCGTCGAGGCCGATCAGGCGCTGCATGGGCACACCCGCTCCGAACTTCGCGAGGAAGGCCTCTTCATCGCCGGTTCGCCGGCCGATCTCACGCATCAGGGGGGTATCGATGGGGCCGGGGCAGAGGGCGTTGACGCGGATGGGCACGGGGGCGAATTCGAGAGCGATCGCGCCGACGAGGCCGCCGATGCCGTGCTTGGAGGCGGCATAGGCCGTGAAGCCCGCGCGGACCATGATGGACTGGATCGAACCAGTGAACAGGATCGAGGCATTGGCGCCGGACTGGGCGGCCTCGCGCAGGGCCGGGACCGCGGCCTGGGCCATGAGGAAGGGGCCGGTGAGATTGGCGTCGATCACCTTGCGGAACTCGCCCGCCGGGATCGATTCGACGCCGCCCTGCTGCGGCACGCCGGCATTGTTGTGGAGGATGTGCAGGGCGCCGAATTCGGAGACGGCCCGGGCGACGGCCTCCTGGCACTGGGCCTCGTCGGTGTGGTCGGAGACCAGCCAGCGGGCCTGTCCGCCGAGCTCGCCGGCAACCGCGCTCACCTTGTCGGCGGCGAGGTCGGTGAGCAGCAGGCGGGCGCCCTCGCGGGCGAAGTAACGCGCGGTGGCGGCGCCGATGCCGGAGCCCGCGCCGGTGATGATGGCGATCTTGCCGTCGAGACGACCCATGAGTTCAGCCTTTCGGTTCGAGTTTGGCCGCAGTGCCGCCCGCCAGGCGGCCGGAAGTGAAGGCCCAGCCGAGATGGTGGCCATGGCCCTCCAGGAGGAGCCCGCCCTGGCCGGTCGAGCCCGCGCCATAAAGGCCGCGGATGGGCGTGCCGTCGCGGCGCAGGATCTCGAGCGTGTCGGAAACGCGCACGCCGCCATCGGTGTAGACGACGAAGGCATGGAGCGGGCCCAGGGCATGGACGGGGCCGGACGCTGCTTTCAAGGTTTCTGCCAGCGCCTGGGGCGAGGCGCCGATCCGGGCGGCCAGGGCCGCGGGCGTCTCAGCCTGGTGGCAGAGCTCGGGCCGGGTGCGGCGGTAATCGGCGAGATAGGCGTAAGCGACGCCAGGTGCGGTCGAGACGAAATTCGGCCAGCTGTCATAGCGCCGGGCCAGAGCGTCGTCGAAGACGATGTAGGCGGTGTTGTCCGGGGTCGCGGCCACCGCGTCGCCGGGGCTGCGGCCGGCCAGCGTCAAGGCCTCGCCGTCGCGGCCGACGAGAAGGGCGCCATTGGCGAAGAGGCTGCGCTCAGGCGCCAGGACCGTCGTCATGAACCCCATGACGAAGGGGCGGATCACGCTGGCGGGCATGCGCTCCAGGCCCCAGCGCATGAAGCGGGTGAGGGAAGGGGCTGGCGGAATGCGCTGGTAGAGGGGCCGGCTGCGGGGCGGCTCGAAGCGCAGGACGGGGCCGAGCGCCAGGTCGCCATTGAGGATCTCGCCGCCGATCGCCTCGACCATGCGCTGGCAGTCGCCGGTGGCGGTGGGGTTGACGGCGGGGACCGGCCCCAGGGCCTCGGAGACGAGGGCTGCCTTCATCTCGGCATTGCCGCTGTAGTCGCCGCCGGCAAGGACGATACCGCGACGGGCCGACACGCGAGTGAGGGTGCCTGCGATCTCGGCCTCGATGGCGGTCGCCCGGTCGCCGTCGAAATGGATGCGGACGGCCTTGGCGTTGACGCGGATGTCGACGCCGAGAATGCGGGCGCGGCGGGCGAGGTGATAGATATAGGCGCGGGAATTGGGCAGCACATTGTGCATGCGCGGCTTGGTGTGGGGCGGCTCCTCCATGGGGCCCAGAAACTCGACCCCCATGGCGCGCAGCCAGCGCACCGTCTCGGGCACATTGTCGACGAGGAGCCGGCGCAGACCGAGATTGTCACGATTGGCCAGGGAGCCGGCGAGCTTGCCCATGTCCTCGAAATGGCTGTCGGGATGATCGACAATGCCGCGGGCGCGCTGATGGGCGGTGCCGGTTGCGGTGATGGAGCCCACGGACCAGCGGGTGCTGCCGCCGGGCTCCGGGTTCTTCTCCAGGAGGATCACGTTCGCGCCGGCTTCGGCTGCCCCCACCGCAGCGGCGAGGCCGGAGCCGCCGCCGCCGACCACCACCACGTCGGCCGTGATCTCGGGCACCGCCGTCATACCGCCAGATGCGCCATGACCTGGGCCTCGTCGGCCTTGGCCTGTTCGACCGTGCCGCTATAGACGATGGCGCCGCGGTTCATGACATAGACGTCGTCGGCCACATTATGGGCGAAATGCATGTCCTGGGCCGCCAGCAGCATGGTCAGGCCCTCCTGCTTGAGGCGGATGATCGCCTGCTCGAGGGTGCGGACCATGAGCGGCGACAGGCCCTCGGTGGGCTCGTCGAGCAGGAGCAGGCTGGGACAGCCCATGAGGGTGCGGGCGATGGTGAGCATCTGCTGCTGGCCGCCGCTGAGAAATCCGCCCTGGCGCTCGCGGAACTCCTGCAAAGCGGGGAAGACCTCGAAGGATTTGTCGAGGGACCAGGCGATGCCGTTGGGGTTCCTGCGCTCGGCGATGAGCAGGTTCTCCTCCACCGTGAGGTCGGGGAAGATGCGGCGCTCCTCGGGGACGTAGCCGAGGCCGAGGCGTGCGATCTTGAAGGGGGGCAGGCGGTTCAGGGGCTTGCCCTCGAAGGTCACCGTGCCGGCGGCGGGCGGGGTCAGGCCCATGATGGTGCGCAGGCAGGTGGTCTTGCCGACGCCGTTGCGGCCGATGATGCAGGCGGAGCGGCCCTTGGCGAGGCTCAGGGAGACGCCGAAGAGGATCTGCGAGACGTCGTAGAAGGTGGCGAGGTCGCGGCATTCAAGCATGTCCGGACTCTCCCAGATAGACTTCCTGGACGCGGGGGTTGGCGCGGACATCGGCGGGGGCGCCATCGGCGATCTTCGTGCCCTGATGCATGACGGCGATGCGGTGGGCCAAGGCGAAGACCATGTCGATGTCGTGCTCGGTGAAGAGGAGGCTGACGCCGTCGCGGGCGTTCAGATCCTTGATGACGTCGATCACCAGGGACCGCTCGGCACCGCTCATGCCGGCGGTGGGCTCATCCAGCAGGACGACGGAAGGGTTGCCGGCCAAGGCGATCGCAAATTCGAGGCGCTTGCGGTCGCCGGCGGCGAGCTCGCCGGCGTAGCGGTGGCCGCGATCGCCCATGCGCACCTGATCGAGCAGGCGCGCGATCTCGGTGTCCAGCATGCGGCTGGCCGGGCGCAGGAAATCGCGGCACAGGCCGCGGCGGGCGAGAAGGGCGATGCGCACATTCTCGATGGCGGTGAGACGCGGGAAGATCGAGGTGATCTGGAAGGAGCGGGCGATGCCCAGATGCACGAGGCTGTGGGGCCGGAAACCGACGATGCTGGCGCCGTTGTAGCGGACGTCGCCTTCATTGGGCTGGAGCGCGCCGGAGGCCATGTTGAGGAGAGTGCTCTTGCCGGCGCCGTTGGGACCGATGAGGGCGAGGATCTCGCCCTTGGACAGAGCCAGGGTCATGTCGGAGACGGCCTTGAAGCCGCCGAAGGTCTTGGTGACCCGGTCGAGCTCGAGGACTGCGGTCATGACGAGGTCCCCGCGGCAGGCTTGGCGGTGGGCTCGACGGCAGGGGGTTCGGACGCGGCAGGCGGCTGGCGCTTGCGGCTGCGACCGAAGAGGGTGCCGACGATGCCCTCAGGCAGGAACAGGACAAGCAGCAGGACGACGACGCCGAAGACCATGAGCGGGTATTCGGTATAGCTCGCCACGAAGAAGTTGAGGATCGTGAACAGGGCAGCACCGACGGCGGGGCCGAAGAAGGTGTGCATGCCGCCGGCCAGGGTCATGAGCACGGGTTCCGCCGATTGCGGCCAGAACAGCAGCGAGGGGAAGGCCATCTGGTGGAAGGAGGCCTGCAGCGCCCCGGCGACGCCGGTCAGAGCGCCGGAGATCGTGAAGGCTGCCAGCTGATAGAGGCGGATGTTCAGGCCGATGAAGCTCGCGCGCTGCGGGTTTTCGCGGATGGCGGAAAGGGCGGCCCCAAAGGGCGAGCCGACGATCAGGCGGATCAGGATGATGCAGCCGGTCACGATGACGAGCGCCATGTAGTAGAAATTCGTCGTGTTGAAGAGATAGTCGGGCGGCATGACGGGCGCGCCATTGTCACCGCCGGTGAAGGAATACCAGCCGGCGACGATGGCGAAGATCAGCTGCGAGAAGGCGAGCGTGAGCATGGCGAAATACATGCCCGAGACGCGAACGGTGAAGAAGCCGATGGCCAGGGCGAAGAGGCCAGCCACCAGGGGGGCCACGAGAATGCCGATCTCGATGGGCCAGCCCAGATGCATCTGGACCAGGGCGACCGTATAGGCGCCGAGACCGTAGAAGGCGGCATGGCCGAAGGAGAGCAGCCCCGTCTGGCCGAGGACGAGATTGTAGCTCATGGCGAAGAGGGCGGCGATGAGCACGTCGACGGTGAGGAAGAGATTGCTCTCGTCGATGAGGAAGGGCAGGACGGCCAGGACGATCAGCAGGAGGGTGTAGAAGACCGGGCCGCCGCGGGTGGTGAGGCTCTGCATCAGACGCGCCTCCCGAGCAGGCCTTGCGGCCGCAGCAGAAGCACGGCGCAAAGCGCGATGAAGATGAAGGCGATGGCCAGGCGCGGGGCGACCATGATGCCGAGAGCCTGGACGATGCCGATGATGAGGGCGGCCAAGAAGGCGCCCGGGATCGAGCCGCTGCCGCCGATGATAACGACGGCGAAGCTCTCGATGATGATCGAATCGCCAATGCCCAGCGATACCGAGCCGATGGGCGCGGCGAGCGCACCGCCGAGACCCGCCAGGGCAGCGCCGAGGCCGAAGACGAGCGTATAGAGCTTCGGCACGTTGATGCCGAGAGCGCCGACCATCTCGGGGTCGACCACCGCGGCACTCAAGGTGCGGCCGAAGCGGGTGCGCTCGATCATCAGGCTCAGGAGAATGGCGATGACCACGCCCATGGCGATGACGAGCAGATAGTAAGTCGGGAAGGGGCGTCCGAGGATGTCGATGCTGCCGCTCAGGAAGGGTGGGTAGCCGATGGAGCGATAGGCGCCACCCCAGAACATCTTGATGCCGTCGGCGATGATCAGGGTCATCGCGAAGGTCATGATCAGCTGGTAGAGGTGCTCACGGTCGGCGATGCGGCGCAGCAGGAGATATTCGAAGGCGAGGCCAAAGGCACCGATCAGCAAGGGACCGACGATCAGGGAGGCGACGAAGCCGAGATTCGAGGCGCCGACATAGTTGGTGACCGCGAAAGCCAGGAAGGCTGCGAGCATATAGAAGGAGCCATGGGCGAAATTGGCGATCCGGAGCACCCCGAAGATGAGGGTCAGACCGGAGGCGACGACAAAGAGGATCATGCCGCGGCTGATCCCGCTCAGGAGCTGGATGATGATGTCAGTCCACATGCGATCCCTGGTCGACGCGATCCTTCGAGACGCGGCCTCGCGGCCGCTCCTCAGGATGAGGTTAGTAATGCGGCCCGAAGGCCGCTCCTCAGGATGAGGATAGTGATGCGGCCTCGCGGCCGCTCACTGTGACGTTCCCGGGCGGGCCCGGGTTCCCAGGGGCCAAGGGCTTCGCGCTTCCCTTGTGGTCCTGGATCCTCGGGTCAAGCCCGAGGATGACGAAGAAGAGGGCCCGAGGATGACGAAGAAGGGACCTGACGGAGTTCTCAGCCGCCCTTGCGCTGGGCCAGGATCTCCTCAGGGGTCGGCATCACGGTTTCGGCCGGGATACGCTTGATGTCCACGAGGCCCTTGAAGGGAAGGCCTTCGACCTTACCCGTCGTTCCCAGGAAAGAGGGAACGTTGCCCTGATGGTCGACTTCGCGGAAGACAACCTCGCCCTGCAAGCCATCAAATTTCAGCTTCTGAATGGCTGCAGACACCGCATCGGAGTCACCAACATTGGTGTCCTTGATGCCTTGCGCGAGGATCATCATGCCGTCATAGCCCATGACCGCCCAATCGGAGGGGTAATGGCCGAACTTGTCGGTGAACTTCTTGATGAAGGCATCCATCTTCTCACTCTTGGTGCCGAAGGCGGGGGCGTACATCTGGCCGATCACGCCATCGGGCATGTCGTCACCCAAGGCGACAAGATCGTCGGTGAAGAGAAGGGTGGCGAACTTGGTCTTCTCAAAGAGACCATAAGGCTTGGCCTGCTTGATGAAGGCGATGAGGTCGGCGCCCCAGAGATAAGAGAAGATGATGTCCGGCTGGGCCGACATCAGCTGGGTGATGTAAGGCGTGAAATCCGGCTCGCCGAGCTTGGGCCATTGCTCGCTGATGATCTTGGCCTTCGGGTTCACCTTCTCCAGCCAAGCGCCGAAATATTTCACGGCCTGGTGGGAGGCTTCGTAGTCACCGCCGATGAAGGCGATCTTCTCATTGTCCTGGCCGATGCCTTCGGCCATGGCGCGGGCCAGCATGGTGCCGGAGGGAACGATGGTGAAGAAATAGGGGTGGAAAAGCTCGCCGACGAGGCGGGGCGTGTTCGGGATCGTCATGACAACGATCTTCTTATACTGCTTGGCGACGCCGGTCACCGCGACGCCGACGGAACTCGCGTCAGGGCCGATCAGATAATCGATCTTCTCGCGGACGATGAGATCGCGGGTGAGGCTGGAGCCAAGCTCCGGCTTCAGCTTCGAATCGCGCACCAGGAGCTCGAGCTTGCGGCCATTGATGCCGCCGGCCTCATTGATCTCGTCAATGGCGAGCTGAACCGAATCGACCTGAGCCCGGGCATAGGTCGCAGCAATGCCGGTGAGGTCCGTGGTGAGGCCGATCTTGATCGGCGGCTCATCGGCACTCACGCCGGTGGTCGACAGTCCAAACAGCGTAACGGCGGCACCCATGACAGTGCCCAACATGCCGCGACGCGACACAGAATAGAAAGTCATTCACATCCTCCCGAGTTCAACGCTCTTCGCGGCGCTTCGCCAGACAAAGGCGAGCGAACACCCTTATCTCGTTGCCGGTCTGTCCGACAACAGGTCAAATCTTATCCGAATCGTTTGCGGGCGCAAGAGGGTTTCGAAGGAGGGGTGCTGCCTGTGATCCCGGGTCTGCGGTCCTTCGAGGCGCAGCCTTTGGCTGCTCCTCAGGATGAGGGGGTTTCCCCTGCCGGACGGGGTCCCGGGTCTGCGCAGCACCACTAACGTGCTGCAGCGCGCCCGGGATGTCCTCCGAGACGGCCCTACAGGCCTCCTCAGGATGAGGGCTGTCCATGCCATGCCTCGAAAAGGGGAGCGTTGACCGTTTGTCCGACAAGGCTATAGTCCATGCGCAGTGCCGCAGACTTTGGAGTGCCGGATGGCCGATCCCATGTTCGACAAGCTCACCGTCAACCCGGCCTATCGGGTGGTGGCGGAGGCGATCGAACGCAACATCCTGATGGGACGGCTCAAAACCGGGGACCGGCTGCCCTCCGAAATGGAGCTGGCCAAACAGTTCGGCGTGCATCGCTCCACCGTCAGGGAGGGGATCCGCCTGCTGGAGCAGAGCGGGCTGGTGTCGCGATTCGGGCGGACGACGCTGGAGGTGACGCTGCCGCATTTCCAGGACCTCGCCAGCCGGGCCTCGCGGGCGCTGTCCATGCACAAGGTGAGCTTCCAGGAATTATGGGAAGCCTCCATGCTCACCGAGCCGGCTGCGGCGGAGATGGCCGTCGACAACGTGACCGAGGACGAATTCGCGCGGCTGAACGAGAATGTGCGCGCGATGGCGGACAGCGCTCCGGATACGGACGAATTCGTGCGGCTGGATACGGAGTTCCACGACCTGCTGGCCATGGCGGCCGGCAACAAGGTCATCGCCATGATGCGCGAGCCCGTCAGCCTGCTGTTCCTGCCGGCCGGGCGGATCATCCTGCCGCGGCTCAAGACCTATGACCGGGTGGTCAAGGCACATGAGGAAATCCTGGCGGCGATCGGGGCGCGGGACAAGGCCCGGGTGCGGGAGTGGATGCATCGCCACATGAGCGACTTCAGACGCGCCTATGTGCGCACCGGGCTCGACCTCGACCAACCCATGCAGATGCCGGAAAGCGCGCTGACGCCGCAGAGACCGGAGTAACGAAACGGCCAAGGCCTAAGCCGTCGAGGGGGCAAGCGAGTGGGACCACTTTCCGGATATAAAATCATCGAAATGGCCGGCATCGGGCCGGCACCCTTCTGCGGCATGCTGCTGGCGGATATGGGCGCGGAGGTCATTCGCCTCGACCGGGCGGAGAGCGCCGATCTGGGGCTGGATCTCGGACCTGATCCGCGCTTCGGCGTGCTGGGCCGGGGCAAATCGTCCATCGCCCTCAATCTGAAGACGGATCAGGGGCGGGCGCTGGCGCTGGAGCTCATCGCGCAGGCGGATGCGCTCATCGAAGGCTTCCGCCCCGGGGCCATGGAGCGGCTAGGGCTGGGGCCCGACGCCTGCTGGGCCGTCAATGAGCGGCTGGTCTTCGGCCGGGTGACGGGATGGGGCCAGGACGGCCCCCTGGCGCTGCGGGCGGGGCATGATCTCAACTATATCGCGCTCTCGGGGGTGCTGCATGCCATCGGTCCCACCGAGGGGGCGCCGGTGGCGCCGCTCAACCTCGTCGGGGATTACGGCGGCGGCGCCATGCTGCTCGCCGTGGGCGTGCTGGCCGCCCTGCTGGAGGCGAAATCCTCCGGCAAGGGGCAAGTGGTGGATGCCGCCATGATCGAGGGCTCAGCCCTCCTGATGGCCCCCGTCCACGGGATGCTGGCGCGGGGGCTCTGGCAGGAGGCGCGCGGGCGCAACATCCTCGATGGCGGCGCACCGTGGTACCGGCCCTATCAGACGAAATGCGGCAACTACATCTCCATCGGCGCCATCGAAGGGCGGTTCTATGCGGAGCTGTTGCAGCGGCTGGGACTGGAAGACGAAACGCTGCCGGCGCGCGAGGACATAGCGGGACATGCCACGCTGGAGCAGCGCTTCGCGGAGGTGATCGCAGGCAAGACGCGGGAGGAATGGTGCGCGATCTTCGAGGGAAGCGATGCCTGCTTTGCGCCGGTCTTATCCATGTCGGAGGCCTATGTGCATCCGCATAATGCGGCGCGGGGGGTCTTCGTCGAACAGCAAGGCGTGCCGCAGCCGGCGCCGGCGCCGCGGTTCAGCCGGACGGCGAGCGCCATCGGCGGACCACCGCCGGCGGATGGCGCCCAGGGGGAAGAGGTGCTGCGCCGGCTCGGGCGGTCGGATGCGGAGATCCGGGCGCTGGTCGAGGCGGGCGTGGTGAAGGGCTAAGCCCGGGCCTTCGTCGCGGCCCCGGCGTCAGCTCGACAGAGGTGCGGGATTTGGCGACGATGGGGGCGGGAGGATCTCGGGCTCCTCGTGCTGGCCGCCATTGCCGATGGTCTTGATCGGCAGCGGTGGTGCCTTGCCGTGCTTGTCCTCGCCCATATACAGCGTGATGTGAGGGAAGGGGATCTCGATGCCGCGGGCGTCGAAGACTTCCTTGATCAGCTCGTTATAGGTGCGGCCGGTGCCCCAATGCTGGCCCGGCATGGTCTTGATGCGGGCGCGCACCATGACTGCCGAATCACCGAAGCCGGTGACGCCATGCATGTCGAGGGGGCCGATGATGTGGTCCTTGTGGCTGGTCTGCAGCAGCTTGTCGAAGGCCTCCTGCATGGCCTCCTTCACTTCCCCGATGTTCTCGCGATAGGCGACGCCGATCTCGGCCACATGGAAGGAGAAGCCCTTCATCATGTTGGAGACGGAATCGACCGAAGAGAAGGGGATCAGGTGCAAGGTGCCGTCGAGGGAGCGGATCGAAACGGAGCGGATCGTGAGGCGCTCGACGACGCCAGAGAAGGAGCCGAGGCTAACGACGTCACCCTCGTTCATGGCATTCTCGAACTGGATGAAGGCCCCGGTGATGATGTCCTGAACGAGCTTCTGGGCGCCGAAACCAATGGCCAGGCCGAGGACGCCGGCACCGGCGAGCAAGGGGGCGATGTTCACGCCGATCTGGGCGAGCGCGAGCATCAGAATGATCACGCATAGGGCAATGGTGAAGGCGTTGCGGAACAGAGACAGGAGCGTGCGCTCCCGGGCGGTGGGCACCTTGCCGTAATTCGGATTGAGGCGGTATTCGACCCAGGAGGAGACGCCCAGATAGATCGCGATACCCACCAGGATGATCAGGGCGGCGGACATGACCGAGCCGGTGACGTGCTGGCCGGCGTCGGAGGCGATCCAGCTGATGAAGTCGATGAGGCCCCAGACATGGGCGATGGCCACGATCACGCCGATGAGGACGATGGTGCGCACCACCTGCAGCACCCGGGGGACGAAGGCGTTGAGGCGCCGCTCGAGCAAAGGCAGGCGCTCGCGGAGATCATCGGGGACGCGCAGGCCGACGGAGACGAAGCGGGTGGTGAAGGCGATGACGACAGCGCCGATCGCCACCGCGATGAGGCTCTGAACCGTGGCCGCGATCATGAAGGACAGGGCCTCCATGGGATTGGCGAGCCAGGTCACGAACAGCGCCACGAGATAGAGGATGGCGATGATGTGCCAATAATTGCCGAGAAAGGCCAGGGTGCGCGACAGGAGGCCGTCGCGGCCCATCTCGGCACGGCGACACAAGACGGCGCGCACGCGGTCGCGATTCTGCAGGACGATGACCACGGCCATGGTGATGACCGTGAACATGACCAGGATGCGCAGGGCCTGGGCCGCTTCATGGGACACGCTGGTGCTGACGATGGGGGCTGCGAACATGAAGGTGTAGCCCAGCATGGAGACGATGCGGCTGAGCCAGAAATACCAGTAGGTGGCGCTGGTGTCGGAGAGCGGAAGGAAGCGCAAAGACGGGCGGTCGGGCTCGAGCACCGAACGCATGAGGACCTTGAAGAGCTCGACCACGAGAAAGGCATTGAGCAACAGGGTCTGGTTTATGCCCAGGCGGCCTCCCCAGCCGCCGATGTTCAGGGCGAT is a window from the Rhodoligotrophos appendicifer genome containing:
- a CDS encoding mechanosensitive ion channel domain-containing protein, which encodes MRLLTLLILGLFFIAAPAAAQITIPAQQESATPAAEPPPGTATVSDLIRLLEDDKARAALIESLKAQTAEAVAKEKAEAAEATVDPTVARQVAEYTRMVAEQGVAIAQGLGKLFVETGEVFAGTTETNFTRLWNAISDVALVGLGLFVAFLIVRLVTDRVQAMVARRSTGGGWLASAMWLTVATLVDALGVVLAWGAGYVIALNIGGWGGRLGINQTLLLNAFLVVELFKVLMRSVLEPDRPSLRFLPLSDTSATYWYFWLSRIVSMLGYTFMFAAPIVSTSVSHEAAQALRILVMFTVITMAVVIVLQNRDRVRAVLCRRAEMGRDGLLSRTLAFLGNYWHIIAILYLVALFVTWLANPMEALSFMIAATVQSLIAVAIGAVVIAFTTRFVSVGLRVPDDLRERLPLLERRLNAFVPRVLQVVRTIVLIGVIVAIAHVWGLIDFISWIASDAGQHVTGSVMSAALIILVGIAIYLGVSSWVEYRLNPNYGKVPTARERTLLSLFRNAFTIALCVIILMLALAQIGVNIAPLLAGAGVLGLAIGFGAQKLVQDIITGAFIQFENAMNEGDVVSLGSFSGVVERLTIRSVSIRSLDGTLHLIPFSSVDSVSNMMKGFSFHVAEIGVAYRENIGEVKEAMQEAFDKLLQTSHKDHIIGPLDMHGVTGFGDSAVMVRARIKTMPGQHWGTGRTYNELIKEVFDARGIEIPFPHITLYMGEDKHGKAPPLPIKTIGNGGQHEEPEILPPPSSPNPAPLSS